Sequence from the Thermodesulfatator atlanticus DSM 21156 genome:
GAGGGAGAAGGGCGAAGGGCCGAGGGAGAAGGGCGAAGGGCAAATGTAGGGGCGACGCATGCGTCGCCCCTACCAAATGGCTACCAAATGGCACAAAATTTCTATTCCCTACTCCCTATTCCCTACTCGCTAAAAAGATTGACGAAAATTGAGTTTTCTTTTATAGGATTAACGCATTGCCCAAAAAGCAGAAAGGAGGGTTGCCTCTTATGGCCAGACACAAAAAGATCGAACGCATGCGCGAAATTGAAAGACGCCGTCGCCGCAGGGCTCGCTTGGCCAAGCTCCGTGCCAAGGGGCTTTTTCCGCGCCCAGAAGGCTATGACCCCCGGGTTTACCCCTATGTGGCCTATGCAGTGGCCAAGGGGATCATGAGCCTGGAAGAGGCCCGCAAGCGCCTTGAAGCCGCTAAGATAGAGCAGGCCAGCTAACGGGCCTTTTCTATCAAGAAAAGCATCTCCTCCACGGCCTCTTTCATTCCCACCATAATGGCACGCGCCACAATGGCGTGGCCAATGCTGAATTCTTCTATCTCAGGGATAGCAGCCACGGGGGAGATGTTGCCATAATGTAATCCATGGCCAGCATGCACCTCAAAGCCTAGCTCTCTCGCCACCCGCGCGGCCTCTTCAAGGCGCGAAAATTCTAAGTCCATCTCTTCCGGGCCTTTGGCCTCAGCGTAATTCCCCGTATGCAGCTCAACGATGTCTGCCCCTGTTTTGGCAGCGGCCTTTAATTGTTCCTCATCGGGATCAATAAAAATACTCACCTTAAGACCAGCTTCTTTTAAGTCTTCAACGGCTTTGCGCACTTTGCTTATACGGCCCTTTACCACCAGACCGCCTTCGGTGGTTATCTCCTGACGACGCTCTGGTACAAGGGTTACCTGATCAGGCCTGACCTCTTTGGCAAAATTTATCATCTCGTCAGTGGCAGCCATCTCAAGCACCAGCTTGGTTTTTACGATCTCGCGTAAAATACGCACGTCACGGTCCTGTATATGGCGGCGGTCTTCACGCAGGTGAACCACAATACCGTGGGCACCACCAAGCTCGGCAAGCACCGCAGCATGTATCGGATCAGGATAATTAACTTTGCGGGCCTCACGCACCGTAGCAACGTGATCAACATTAACTGCCAGTTTAGCAGGCATATACTCCCTCCTTTGCAAGAATAATACAGCCTTGCGCCCTGCCCTGCCTAAAAGGCTTCTGACCAGTTTTATCTCCTTTTCGAGCATTAACTTGGCTGCAAAACGGCCCCCTTCGTGTTCATGGCCTAAAAGATGCAGAAGCCCGTGAATGGCAAGGAGCAAGAGGTAATGTTTTTTAGGGATTCCGTAAGTCTCAGCTTCCTTAAAAGCTGTGTCAACCGAGATGAGCACATCGCCTAAAAGGTTCGGTTGAAGCTCAACAAAAGGACCCTCACGCTGGGAAAAGGAAATAACGTTGGTGGGATAAGGGCGGTTCAGATAAAGTTCGTTATAGGTGGTGATGGTCTCATCATCAACAAAAATGAAAGTGGCTTCTTTTTCTGGAATCCCCAAAAGAGAAAGGGCCTGGGCTAACTTCTCCCCAAGCCACTTAACAGGAATGCGTTTTTTTTGCTGATTTATTAACTCAACGGGCATGTTCTTTTAGATAGAAGAAAGCCCAATAATAGGCAAGCTTTTTATAGTAGGAAATAGCGCAATTTATTTGGTTTTTGCGCCGAGCAGGCGTTTTAATCGCACACTAAGTTCTTTTTCTCGGCCCCTGTCCGTAGGATGATAGTATCTTTTTCCTTTTAATTTTTCTGGAAGGTATTCTTGAGGAACATAACCCCCTGGAAAGTTATGGGGGTATTGATAACCCTTACCATAGCCAAGTTCTTTCATGAGTTTTGTCTCAGGATTACGCAGGTGCAAAGGCACAGGAAGGGCGCCGTGTTTTTTCACGTCCTCACGCGCAAGGGAGAGCGCTTTGTAGGCAGCATTGCTTTTAGGGGCAAGAGCTACGTAAATTACCGCCTGAGTTAGCGCCAATTCCCCTTCAGGAAGCCCCAAAAACTCAACGGCATCCTTGGCTGCAAGGGCTATTTGCAAGGCCACAGGATCTGCAAGACCAACGTCTTCCGCAGCTGCCGCCACCAGTCGCCTTGCAATAACAAGGGGATCTTCACCGGCCTCAAGCATGCGCACCATCCAGTAAACAGCGGCATCGGGATCACTTCCCCTCAAACTTTTATGAAAGGCCGAAAGGAGATTGTAATGCTCTTCGCCACTTTGGTCGTAAAGAAGGGGCCTGGCAAGAGAAAGCTCTTCAAGATGTCTTTTGGTTATTGTTAGGGTTCCTTCTTTTTCTTCAGCACTCGTGACAAGTATCTCCAGAAAATTAAGCGCCACCCTGGCATCACCCTCTGAAGCTCTTGCCAAAATCTCCAAGACTCCTTCTTCAACATTTATTTTTAAGCCCCCAAATCCCCTGGGATCTTCCAAAGCCCGTTTTAAAATGATGAGAATTTCTTCAGTGGTAAGGGGTTCAAGCACCAGGACCTTTGCCCGGGATAGAAGGGGTGCAATAACCCTGAAAGAAGGGTTTTCCGTAGTGGCTCCGATTAAGGTCAAAAGGCCTTCTTCCACGTAAGGCAAAAGAAAATCCTGCTGGGCTTTATTAAAGCGGTGAATTTCATCTATAAAAAGAATGGCCTCACGCCCTAGCGAGCGTAATTTTTCTGCCTCCATCAAGACCTTGCGCAGGTCTTTTACCCCGGCATCCACAGCGCTAACACTTAAAAAGGACGCCGCAATCTCTTTTGCCAAGAGCCTGGCTAGAGTGGTCTTCCCGCAACCTGGCGGCCCCCAAAGGATAAGAGAGGGGAGTTTTTTCTTGGCTAGCACACTTCGCAGGAATTTGCCTTCCGCTAGGAGATGCCTTTGGCCAACGAATTCATCAAGACTTCGTGGTCTCAGCCGCTCAGCTAAAGGTGCCTTAACCCTGAAAAGACCCTTTTCCACCGCACAAATGAAAATTAGCTTTTTTGCGGCTTTTTCTTTTTACCCGCCATGAAAAGACGGGTAAAACAAAAAGTGCAAAGCCCTGTGATAAGGTTCCAGGAAAAAAGCATAAAAAGTAAGGCTGAGCCCTTCATGATTTTTTTCTCCTTCTCTTCTCTTGAAGATAAACCAGAAAACAAAGAACCGCCATAATAGTTAGCAGGAGTTGTCGGGTAAGCCAGGAAGTCCAGGTGCTTTTAGCGATGTATCCAGGGAGCACTGTGACTATCCACCATATCAAAATGATGGTCAGGAAAAATGGCGTTACATAGCGCATAATGAAGAAAAATACGCGAGGAAGCTTGATAAAACCCCCGCGGTTTATCTCTGCCCAGGCCTGAGAAGGACTAAAGGCCCAGAAAAAGATTAATACTTCGCAAAGGGCAAAAAGCACCACGCAGAAAGTCCCCGCCCAAAAATCCATTTCATCCAGGGCACCGTTTAAGAAAATGGCCACGTGTGCCACTGAAAAAAGCACCACCATGGTAGCCAACACCGCCTGAGGGCGAGTAAGCTTAAACTCGTCTTCTAGGAAGGCAATGATGGGTTGGGTTATGGCCACCGAAGAGGTAAGCCCCGCAAAGAAAAGCAGGATAAACCAGAGGAAACCAAACACCTGACCCAAGGGAATATTGGCAAAAATCGCAGGAAGACTGACAAAGGCCAGGTTAAAGGCCCCACTTGCCGCGATAGCCTGGGCCGCCGCAACACCAAAAAAAGCCGCAGCTGCAGGGATAGCAATAGAGCCACCCAGGATAACTTCAGCCGCTTCGTTAAGGGATGAAGCTGTAAGTGCCGAAAGGGTAATGTCATCGTTGCGCTTAAGATAAGACGCGTAAGTGATTATTGCTCCAAAACCAAGGCTTAAAGTGAAGAAGACTTGGCCAGCTGCGGCAAGCCATATCTTGGGATTAGTAAGCTGAGACCAATCTGGCTGCCACAAAAAGTTAAGCCCTGCAACAGCAGTACCATAAGGGGTTTCAAGGGTGATTACCCTTATCATCAAGATCACCGCAAAGAGAAAAAGAAGCGGCATAGCGACCTTGGCAAAACGTTCAATGCCACCAGAAATACCTTTTAGAAGAATCAAGACATTAAGGCCCACGGTAAGTACAAAAAAGAAATAGGCCAGATAACTGGGATGATAAAACAAGCCTTTTCCCATTCCGGTATAAGTTTCTAGAAAAGACTTAAAGGGCTTTAGATATTCTACGGGAGATGCTGCGGTTGCTGCTGGATGAGGAAGCTTGCCCGCAATGGATAAGATGGCATAACCAAGGGTCCAGCTTTCAATGTAGATGTAATAACATGACACCACAAAAGGTACAAAAAGCCCAAGGACTCCGATATATTTGGCCACGGGATGTTTCCATAAGAGACGGAAAATAGCAGGCGTGGTCCCATGGCCCCTCACACCTCCGTAGCGGCCAATGGCCCATTCCACCCACATAAGGGGAATAGCTATAAGAACCAGGGAAATCATATAAGGAATCATAAAAACCCCACCGCCATTTTCTGCCGCCTGGGTGGGGAACCGTAAGAAATTACCAAGACCAACGGCATTGCCAGCCATCGCCAAAATGAGTCCAATACGGGTGGCCCAACGCTCTCTTGCTGGCATAAGAGACTCCTAGTTTTTTAGAGGTAACTAGTAGTCAAAGCAATGCTATTTATCAAGGGCTTTGAAAAGAAGATAGCGCCTTTCGGGACGACGACGATCAAGGGGGATGAACACTCTAAAAACCGTTGGGTTCGAAAGATTAAGTACCTCTATTTCTCCACCAAGCTCCTCCATGATCCTGGTGGCATAAGTAAGCCCCATCCCAAAATGGCCTGATTTGGTGGTAAAAAAGGGATTAAAAATATAAGGTAAAACATCTAAAGAGATTCCTGGGCCGTTATCTTTCACTTCGAAAACTACTTGATTTTCGCACACCTTCGCTGAAAAAGAGACCGGCTCAGCATGACTTAAAAGACGGTGAGATTCCAGGGCGTTTTTTATAATCTCTGAAAGGGCCTCGATCAAAAGTTCAGGATCCGTATAAAAAACAAAAGAATTAAACCCTTTGGTGTTTAAAACTAACTCGGGATTTTCTCCGCTCAACTCAATCTCAAACTTTTCTTTCAAAATTTCGATGATCTCTTTACCTTCAGCAGGCTTAAAACACGGCTTGCGTAACAGAACAAAACGCTCCAAAGAAGAAAGAAGTTCTTCTAGCCTTTCGCACTGATATATGAGCGCAGAAGAATAGGAACTAACTTTTTCAGGGGATTCTTTTAAGCGCCTGGCAAGCCCGCCAATCACAGAAATGGGATTGCGCACGTGATGTGAGATATCTGAAAGCATGCGGCCCAAAAAAGCAAGATGTTTGGCTTCGCGCAGGGATTTTTCAAGTTTTTTCAAATGGCTGAGGTTTTGAAAGGTAAGCACGATAAATGGCGGCGCTCCCTCTGGTTCATAGCGCAAAAAATGAAACTGTGCCACAAAGCCATCTCCTTCGTGCGGGACCAAATAGCCTTCCCCTTCATAAAGGCCTTCGTTTTCAAGGATGGTAAGCACATTGGGCCAGAAAATTTCCCTGTCTTGCTGGGTGAAAAAGAGAGAAAAATCTTTTCCTTCGAGATCATTGTCTTTGAGTAGCTCTAAAGCCATTTTGTTGGCAAATAAAATTTTTCCTTCAGGAGAAAGGAGAATGACCCCTGCTTTAACAAAATCAAGAATATTTTGCAAATAATAGGGGAACCATAAGTCTTCTTTAACAGTAAGTTCGGTTTCGCGGGTTAAAACAGTCATTTTTTTCACCAAAAATTATTATTCGAGACCTTTGCAAAATGGCGGGACCCGTTCCTGTTTTTGTGTCGAAAAAATAGGAACGGATCCTTTTTGCCAAGTTCTTCAATAAGTCTTTTCGGCAAAAAAATT
This genomic interval carries:
- a CDS encoding pyridoxine 5'-phosphate synthase, producing the protein MPVELINQQKKRIPVKWLGEKLAQALSLLGIPEKEATFIFVDDETITTYNELYLNRPYPTNVISFSQREGPFVELQPNLLGDVLISVDTAFKEAETYGIPKKHYLLLLAIHGLLHLLGHEHEGGRFAAKLMLEKEIKLVRSLLGRAGRKAVLFLQRREYMPAKLAVNVDHVATVREARKVNYPDPIHAAVLAELGGAHGIVVHLREDRRHIQDRDVRILREIVKTKLVLEMAATDEMINFAKEVRPDQVTLVPERRQEITTEGGLVVKGRISKVRKAVEDLKEAGLKVSIFIDPDEEQLKAAAKTGADIVELHTGNYAEAKGPEEMDLEFSRLEEAARVARELGFEVHAGHGLHYGNISPVAAIPEIEEFSIGHAIVARAIMVGMKEAVEEMLFLIEKAR
- a CDS encoding replication-associated recombination protein A; translation: MEKGLFRVKAPLAERLRPRSLDEFVGQRHLLAEGKFLRSVLAKKKLPSLILWGPPGCGKTTLARLLAKEIAASFLSVSAVDAGVKDLRKVLMEAEKLRSLGREAILFIDEIHRFNKAQQDFLLPYVEEGLLTLIGATTENPSFRVIAPLLSRAKVLVLEPLTTEEILIILKRALEDPRGFGGLKINVEEGVLEILARASEGDARVALNFLEILVTSAEEKEGTLTITKRHLEELSLARPLLYDQSGEEHYNLLSAFHKSLRGSDPDAAVYWMVRMLEAGEDPLVIARRLVAAAAEDVGLADPVALQIALAAKDAVEFLGLPEGELALTQAVIYVALAPKSNAAYKALSLAREDVKKHGALPVPLHLRNPETKLMKELGYGKGYQYPHNFPGGYVPQEYLPEKLKGKRYYHPTDRGREKELSVRLKRLLGAKTK
- a CDS encoding sodium-dependent transporter, yielding MPARERWATRIGLILAMAGNAVGLGNFLRFPTQAAENGGGVFMIPYMISLVLIAIPLMWVEWAIGRYGGVRGHGTTPAIFRLLWKHPVAKYIGVLGLFVPFVVSCYYIYIESWTLGYAILSIAGKLPHPAATAASPVEYLKPFKSFLETYTGMGKGLFYHPSYLAYFFFVLTVGLNVLILLKGISGGIERFAKVAMPLLFLFAVILMIRVITLETPYGTAVAGLNFLWQPDWSQLTNPKIWLAAAGQVFFTLSLGFGAIITYASYLKRNDDITLSALTASSLNEAAEVILGGSIAIPAAAAFFGVAAAQAIAASGAFNLAFVSLPAIFANIPLGQVFGFLWFILLFFAGLTSSVAITQPIIAFLEDEFKLTRPQAVLATMVVLFSVAHVAIFLNGALDEMDFWAGTFCVVLFALCEVLIFFWAFSPSQAWAEINRGGFIKLPRVFFFIMRYVTPFFLTIILIWWIVTVLPGYIAKSTWTSWLTRQLLLTIMAVLCFLVYLQEKRRRKKS
- a CDS encoding ATP-binding protein codes for the protein MTVLTRETELTVKEDLWFPYYLQNILDFVKAGVILLSPEGKILFANKMALELLKDNDLEGKDFSLFFTQQDREIFWPNVLTILENEGLYEGEGYLVPHEGDGFVAQFHFLRYEPEGAPPFIVLTFQNLSHLKKLEKSLREAKHLAFLGRMLSDISHHVRNPISVIGGLARRLKESPEKVSSYSSALIYQCERLEELLSSLERFVLLRKPCFKPAEGKEIIEILKEKFEIELSGENPELVLNTKGFNSFVFYTDPELLIEALSEIIKNALESHRLLSHAEPVSFSAKVCENQVVFEVKDNGPGISLDVLPYIFNPFFTTKSGHFGMGLTYATRIMEELGGEIEVLNLSNPTVFRVFIPLDRRRPERRYLLFKALDK